A region of Streptomyces sp. NBC_01788 DNA encodes the following proteins:
- a CDS encoding GNAT family N-acetyltransferase, with amino-acid sequence MSSRTSPISQPITIRRAVARDAKRLTRLVRGSGAYEGKYAAAVAGYRVGPDYIEAHRAFVAVGADEHGGRVLGFYSLVLAPPELDLLFVADDVQGRGIGRLLVAHMQSEARAAGLDRVKVVSHLPAGDFYHRVGAVRTGTALANPPAVPWDRPEFEFRIPSE; translated from the coding sequence ATGAGTTCACGCACTTCCCCGATCAGCCAGCCGATCACGATACGGAGGGCCGTCGCGCGGGATGCCAAACGGCTCACGCGGCTCGTGCGTGGCTCAGGCGCCTACGAGGGCAAGTACGCAGCCGCAGTGGCGGGCTACCGGGTCGGTCCTGATTACATCGAGGCCCACCGCGCCTTTGTGGCCGTCGGCGCCGACGAGCACGGAGGCCGGGTCCTCGGGTTCTACTCGCTCGTCCTCGCTCCGCCGGAGCTCGACCTGCTGTTCGTCGCCGACGACGTGCAGGGACGGGGTATTGGACGACTGCTCGTCGCGCACATGCAGTCCGAGGCCCGTGCCGCCGGGCTCGACCGTGTCAAGGTCGTGTCGCATCTTCCCGCCGGGGACTTCTACCACCGCGTCGGTGCGGTGCGGACCGGGACCGCGCTCGCGAACCCGCCCGCCGTGCCGTGGGACCGTCCCGAATTCGAGTTTCGCATTCCTTCGGAATGA